A window from Urocitellus parryii isolate mUroPar1 chromosome 1, mUroPar1.hap1, whole genome shotgun sequence encodes these proteins:
- the Neurod1 gene encoding neurogenic differentiation factor 1 encodes MTKSYSESGLMGEPQPQGPPSWTDECLSSQDEEHEADKKEDDLEAMNAEEDSLRNGGEEEEEDEDLEEEEEEEEEDDDQKPKRRGPKKKKMTKARLERFKLRRMKANARERNRMHGLNAALDNLRKVVPCYSKTQKLSKIETLRLAKNYIWALSEILRSGKSPDLVSFVQTLCKGLSQPTTNLVAGCLQLNPRTFLPEQNQDMPPHLPTASASFPVHPYSYQSPGLPSPPYGTMDSSHVFHVKPPPHAYSAALEPFFESPLTDCTSPSFDGPLSPPLSINGNFSFKHEPSAEFEKNYAFTMHYPAATLAGAQSHGSIFSGAAAPRCEIPIDNIMSFDSHSHHERVMSAQLNAIFHD; translated from the coding sequence ATGACCAAATCTTACAGCGAGAGCGGGCTGATGGGCGAGCCTCAGCCCCAAGGTCCTCCAAGCTGGACAGATGAATGTCTCAGTTCTCAAGACGAAGAACACGAGGCAGACAAGAAGGAGGACGACCTGGAAGCCATGAATGCCGAGGAGGACTCCCTGAGGAacgggggagaggaggaggaggaagatgaagacctggaagaggaggaagaagaggaagaggaagatgatgATCAAAAGCCCAAGAGACGCGGTcccaaaaagaagaagatgacCAAGGCGCGCCTGGAGCGTTTTAAATTGAGGCGCATGAAGGCCAACGCCCGGGAGCGGAACCGCATGCATGGACTGAACGCGGCTCTGGACAACCTGCGCAAGGTGGTGCCCTGCTACTCCAAGACGCAGAAGCTCTCCAAAATCGAGACTTTGCGCTTGGCCAAAAACTACATTTGGGCTCTGTCGGAGATCCTGCGCTCAGGCAAAAGCCCTGACCTGGTCTCCTTCGTACAGACTCTCTGCAAAGGCTTGTCCCAGCCCACCACCAACCTGGTTGCAGGCTGCCTGCAGCTCAACCCTCGGACTTTTCTGCCAGAACAGAACCAGGATATGCCTCCGCACCTGCCGACGGCCAGCGCTTCCTTCCCAGTGCACCCCTATTCCTACCAGTCTCCGGGGTTGCCCAGTCCGCCCTACGGTACCATGGACAGCTCCCATGTCTTCCACGTCAAGCCGCCACCGCACGCCTACAGCGCAGCGCTGGAGCCGTTCTTTGAAAGCCCCCTGACTGATTGCACCAGCCCTTCCTTTGATGGACCTCTCAGTCCGCCGCTCAGCATCAATGGCAACTTCTCTTTCAAACACGAACCATCCGCCgagtttgaaaaaaattatgcCTTTACCATGCACTATCCTGCAGCGACCCTGGCAGGGGCCCAAAGCCACGGATCAATCTTCTCGGGAGCTGCTGCCCCTCGCTGCGAGATCCCCATAGACAATATTATGTCTTTCGATAGCCATTCACATCATGAGCGAGTCATGAGTGCCCAGCTCAATGCCATCTTTCACGATTAG